From Hydrogenimonas thermophila:
TGCAATCTATGTGCATAATACACCTTATGATCCTAAGAGAGTATTTGTTGCACAACCAACAAAATAGATAGCACTTCCTCTTGATTGTATTTGTGCCATTGACAATGAATTGTTAAAGAGCTAACACAACAACAAAAATCAAACTATATCGGCTCTATTAAACTACAAGCCGATACCTTGTTAGTGTTATTGATGAAACTTATGTTTCATCATCAAAACACTTCGCAGTTTTGAAGTGTTTTAAAAATGAAACAAAAAGGTATGTTTTTTTTTAAAATTTCAGCCGTTTAAGTTGTTTCTTATAAAACGGCTTTTCTAACCACTCATCCTTTTGAAAAAAGAAAAAAGGTGAATTAAAATATTCAAAATATTGGTCTCTTAATCTTTCCAATGCTTTTGTATCGTTAGCTAGTCTCTCTACAAGAACCCAACTATTCCATGCTTCAAATGTTTTCCATTCAACCTCATCTACACGAGAATTTGGCAACCTGTAGTGATAAGTTGGACGTGCTGTAACTTTTTCACCTTCCATCAGCCCCATAACATGATCTACATCTATCCATGCAAATAGAGGTAAAAGATCTAATGCTCTGTTTCTAGTCGGGTTATAGTCTAAATAATCATCTATAAGTTGTCTCATTGTAGGATCATATGCTGGATCTAAAACTCTCTCTATATACTCTTTATCAAACGGATCAATATATGGAGTTAAACGCCTTGCCATATCTGGCTTAATCATCTCTACCAAGTAGTCATAAAGCAGAAAAAAAGCTCTTAGTGTACTTAAAATCTCATCTACAGTTATTGATGCAACTTCTGGGTTGATATGAAATCCAAATGCATAAAAAGGTGCAGCTTTTGTTCCCATTGCACCCTCTTCTCTTAATCTCTCTTTGATTGTTTCAATAACACCCAAACTATTTAATGGAAGAGGTGATGTAGATATCTCATATGGAACCACTGTTTCACTTAAATTTGCAATCACACTTTCAATTGCTTTGATTGTCTCTTTTTCCAAAGCTTGCTCAAGACCTATTTGACGCACCCATCGATTTAGTCCTGACTCTACAAGAAACTGAAAATCAAGAACAAGAGTAAAAGTTCCATACTTTGTATCTTTTATCTTATAATGATAAGG
This genomic window contains:
- a CDS encoding amidoligase family protein produces the protein MKKIIFKDPPILKNAKGELRKVGFELEYSGLTLEKSAGIIIKEIGGRVEVINPYHYKIKDTKYGTFTLVLDFQFLVESGLNRWVRQIGLEQALEKETIKAIESVIANLSETVVPYEISTSPLPLNSLGVIETIKERLREEGAMGTKAAPFYAFGFHINPEVASITVDEILSTLRAFFLLYDYLVEMIKPDMARRLTPYIDPFDKEYIERVLDPAYDPTMRQLIDDYLDYNPTRNRALDLLPLFAWIDVDHVMGLMEGEKVTARPTYHYRLPNSRVDEVEWKTFEAWNSWVLVERLANDTKALERLRDQYFEYFNSPFFFFQKDEWLEKPFYKKQLKRLKF